In the genome of Arachis hypogaea cultivar Tifrunner chromosome 9, arahy.Tifrunner.gnm2.J5K5, whole genome shotgun sequence, the window ttattgttgatttgttaATGTTGGCACCTTTTTGGCTTCCATTTGAGGAGGTAACGGTAGTGTTAGAGATTATaaatagttttaattgttcataaTATTGCCAAATTCAAGTAATACAAAGCCGGCCAAATTCCAAAATGACTTTAAATTTGGATTAACGTTACCTTTTGTTATTGTTATATTCAAAATCCACTAGTcttaatgtttctttttttttttttttgtgagactAATTTTTATACAAAGTTGGGGACCAAAACACACGGATGAGAACAATAATAAAACTTTAATATGAGCCCAAATCCAAATATGGAACACAAAAATGTTTATCAACATAAAAATTGTCATCCAatcatttattttcattttggctATTTATTCAGACCAAAAATCAATCACAAAATCAATTGTTATATAtttgtttaatatatatatttttatatgtatcttATACGgataattaattttcagtttagACGTTGTATAGTTGGTATTTATAtgtattgttttatatattttttaaacaaaataattagtttttagaataattaaatctaatatagtagaataattaaatcttctaTATTAgactaattaaattttaaatatgtattttgatACTATAGTTGATTTTTAATATACatgtattaaatatttattttcctATATATAGCGAAATTgtatatgaaaattgaaattatgaAATGTCAAGGATATTAGTATAGTTCATTCCTACATCTTACATGTAAGCTGGTCATACTGCACATTTGTATCAAAATCACGTTTTCAATCATTCGGTCGCTTTAATTTGATAGATTACAAAATAGCATTTCTAAATAGCAAATAGTTATTTATCATAACAACCCAACGTACAAGTAAAGAAGTGCTCATCTTATCACTAATTAACTATTCAGCTTTCCGTTTGTTAAAAACCAAAAGTCTGGGAAACcaaaatttttagtaaaaaattatcaaaagctTTCAGATTCTAAGATAgaggaaaataaaaaatcttCAAATGCCAGTATGCCACAACtaatcatatatcatttatttagatatttgaataaaaaatgttagattcttctaaaaataaaaatttatgttcTTAAGACAATTAAAATAGTCATCTCAAGATGATCAGTATTTCGTATTCAATTATTGGACTCATAATTTATTTAGTTGATGAAAAAAAAGTTTGAACTAACCTTTTAAAAAGAACAATATTCGCAATAAAGATCTCTAATTCccaaatttctatatttttttagaataaccAGCACTTTCTAGCTAATAAGATTTAATCTTCTTCTAtcaatttgttatttttaaagaaaatttcTCATAAACTCCAAATTAATGATAATTcctttgaaaaaaatagaaaccTACATCTGATACATAAAAATAGCAGCTACAACAAAATTGACCAAATAAAATTTATCTGTCCAGTTAAGCAAATTTCTTTTTCAGCTTGTTAGTCTATCGCaaatcttatccaggacaccattaAAAATTGAACAAATTATTCTAAAATAGCTAAgagtaatttcaaaatatttgtcCAAATCCTAAGTAAATTTTATGGAGGTTATcttagtgaaaattttttttcttctagcAAAGACATTTTTAAAGCAAAGCACGTTAGATTTTTTTACATTGACAATATAATAGcaattaatccacaatttttttgttgtaacataaataaaaatgtaaGGATGTGCTCGGTTTgagcgttttcaatttttattttcacttaaaataaaaaatagagatgaaagcatattagtttgattttaatgaaaattgtttttatgggaatgtttttaaaataaataagatgAAAATAAGGATACATTGATTTTGTTTAcacaatttttatttgaaaattttgaaagcgTTATGGCACATATATAATTATAGAGTGTCTTTTTTAGCATCTCATGGtagctaaaaataaaaataacgtattttctttaaatttatctcTCTTTATTCTTTTTCTGTGCAGCCTGCATCCTCTCCGTCCTCTCAACTCTTCTTCAATTGGTAGTTGTTGTTCTTAGTGCTGTCTCTTGCcaaaatatttttggtatttttttttgaaaaagatgaaacattctatttttttttatgtgcTTCTAATTTCTAAATGATATTTTGGGAGATTTTAGTTTCTCCTAGTTTCTTTCAACATTGTGCTGATTTTTTTTAAGAGACTAAGTTTTGTTTTACTTCCACTTCTATTGCTAATAGTTACATGTAAGTTGTAACATTCTCATATTTAATAGTTGTTGATATTTATTAGCATAAAATGAGAGAAAATCTAAAACTAAAGATAACAACAAAAATGatccaataaaaatacaaaaacttttATTGACATACTATATCAACGAGTGAAAGAAAAATGAACATTTGCAATGTTGAACATATACTCCTATtgatttatgatttatttatttttttttaaatgcagatGATGGTTTTGTTTTACCACCTTTTGATTCTACTAGTGTTTTGAACGATAAGGATTTCTTGATTTtttcctaattttttaaattttgtctttGTATTTTGTTGTTGCTTTATAATATTTGTTGTTCCTTAAGTACATGATAATGCGAAAAGAACAGGGAGCATGCAGGGGCGAAACTTCTTAGATTGTAGGGGAAGCAGTGgctcccaaaaaaaaaatttatttacaagaataataaaaaattaaagagtgcCCCCTAAAAAAAATAGGTCTCTTtccttttgaaaaatatatgttgtatataattttattcaaaaaatagttTAGAAAGTAGTGTGTTATTTGGGTTATGAATAGTGGGTCatatatttagttaaaaaaagtcCCAATCCATATTAAAAGTGAAGAATCTTGAAAGACAATAACAAAAAGTCAacaaatcactttttccattcttccctcttctttcaATTAGAAAACAAAACATCATTCCATATTTCATTATCGTTGCAACTTAGAAAATAGCAAATAATCTTTGGTCTTTCATTAttatctttcattcttctttcttttgtaagttatttattttatgaataatttatttatttatttatttatctagtttataATATTGTAATAATAATTTAGGTTTTTGAATCATGTAATTATAATGTTATCCttgtattgtttttaatttttttctcattaTTAATTGTTTGTGACAGTGATATTATTgatttgcaaaaaataaaataaattgagtttAGTTAAGTTGTATAATGTTTATCTTATTATCTATGTAAATTCTTAATTGTAGGAATTTAGTTGAATCATGAGCAAGATGAAAACAATAGATACTTTTTTCAAAAAGACTAGCCAGAAGAGTGAAAATGTTTCTAATGTTGTTACATCAACACCAACTCTTCAATATTTGAGGCATCAAACATGAACACTTTAACTCCTCAACAAGATAGTTCAAAGTCAAAGCGCCCACGACTTAATTCTGAACAAATGGAAGTATGTCATTTGGTAAGAGATCCAGGAATTCGACCAATGATTTGGAAGTTTTATCCAAGTAAAAGAGATGAAATTCGTCGAGCTTATCTTAAAGCTGGACCaaatcaaccaatacttgataaGTATCCATTCTCAAGCGATACAAGTCATCGTCGTTGTTTTCAAGCTTCTTGGTTTGAATTATATCCTTCATGGTTAGAGTATTCTATTGAAGATGATGCTATATATTGTTTACCATGCTACCTATTTGCTATGGAATCTTCAATCAATACAGGTTCAAATGCTTTCATTGAAAACGGCTTCAGGAATTGAAAGAAGGCAAATAGTGGAAAAGATTGTCCTCTTTTGAATCACATTGGCAAAGGCACCAATTCATTTCATCATAGGGCAACGAAATCATGTGATGATTTGATGAAGCAATCACAACATGTTGATACAATTATGAAACGACAAACATCAGAGGAAATTAAGAATAATCAATGTAGACTTGGAGCATCTATTGATTGTATTAGATGGTTGACTTTTCAAGGTTGCGCTTATAGAGGCCATGATGAAAGATCGAGTTCAGATAATCGAGGTAACTTTATTAAATTGTTAAAGTTTTTGGGTTCTTACAATAGTAGTGTTCAGAATCTTGTTTTGAAAAATTCTCCTAGATTTGCTAAATATACTTCAAGTGATGTTCAGAAAGAAATTCTACATGTTCTTGCTACAATGGTAAGAAACTCAATTAGAAAGGATATTAGAGATGCTAAATTTTGTATTATCATTGATGAAGCTCGTGATGAATCTAAAAAAAGAGCAAATGGCTATTGTTTTGAGATTTGTTGATGTGGATGGTTTTGTTCGTGAACGCTTCTTTGATCTTGTACATGTTAGTGATACTAGTGCCTTGACTTTGAAAAAAGAGTTGGTGTCTGTGCTTTCTATTTATAATCTCCAAATTGAAAATATTCGAGGTCAGGGGTATGATGGTGCTAGCAATATGAGAGGGGAATGGAATGGTTTACAAGCTTTATTTCTCAATGATTGCCGACAAGTATATTATGTCCATTGTTTTGCTCATAGATTGCAGTTAGCACTAGTGGCTGCTTCAAGGGAAGTACTTCAAATTCATGAGTTTTTCACACAATTGACTGCTATTGTCAATATTGTTGGTGCATCTTGCAAACGACATGATCAACTACAAGAAGCTCAAgaaattgaaaatacaaaattgGTTGCCAATGATGAGCTAAAAACAGGTCAAGGTGCAAATCAAATGGGCACTTTACAAAGAGCTAGAGATACAAGATGGAGTTCTCACTTTCATTCTGTTTGTAGCTTGATAAGAATATTTGCAGCTACTCAAACCGTTCTTAATAACATTATTGATGATGGTACAACTTTTGTTCAAAGAGGTAAGGCTTATGGTGTCAACAAAGTGCTATCCtcgtttgaatttgttttttcgTTACATTTGATGAAGGAAATTATGGGAATTACTAATATTTTGTGCCAAGTATTACAACAAAAATCTCAAGATATTTTGAATGCAATACATGTTGTTTCCGCATCAAAATTACTTCTTCAAAAGTTGAGGGATAATGATTGGTGCAATTTACTTGAGATTGTTAAGAAGTTTTGTGAGAAACATGAAATTGACATCCCTGATATGAGTACACAATATACGGTTGGAAGAGATCGATCTCGTCAATCAAAGATAACAATCGAGCATTATTATCGAGTTGATGTGTTTTTGGCAACAATTGACTCTCAAATTCAAGAGTTAAATAGTAGATTCAATGAGAAAACTATGGAGCTTTTGACTTTAAGTACTGCTTTGGACCCTAAAGACAATTTTAAGTTGTTTAATATTCAGAATATATGCAAGTTAGCTGAAAATTTTTATCCTTCAGATTTTTCTGATCATGAaatgattctcttgaatgctCAATTGCAACATTATGCATTTGATATATCGAATCATCTAAAAGAAATTGGGACACTTTCTAAGTTATGTCAAAGATTGAAGGAAACAGGAAAATCAAAAACTTATCATTTAGTTGATAGACTGATTCGCAATGTCTTGACTCTTCTAGTATCTACAGCAACAATAGAAAGAGCTTTCTCGGCAATGAAAATTGTTAAAACAAGACTTCGGAGTAAAATGGCAGACGAATTT includes:
- the LOC112709428 gene encoding uncharacterized protein, with the translated sequence MAIVLRFVDVDGFVRERFFDLVHVSDTSALTLKKELVSVLSIYNLQIENIRGQGYDGASNMRGEWNGLQALFLNDCRQVYYVHCFAHRLQLALVAASREVLQIHEFFTQLTAIVNIVGASCKRHDQLQEAQEIENTKLVANDELKTGQGANQMGTLQRARDTRWSSHFHSVCSLIRIFAATQTVLNNIIDDGTTFVQRGKAYGVNKVLSSFEFVFSLHLMKEIMGITNILCQVLQQKSQDILNAIHVVSASKLLLQKLRDNDWCNLLEIVKKFCEKHEIDIPDMSTQYTVGRDRSRQSKITIEHYYRVDVFLATIDSQIQELNSRFNEKTMELLTLSTALDPKDNFKLFNIQNICKLAENFYPSDFSDHEMILLNAQLQHYAFDISNHLKEIGTLSKLCQRLKETGKSKTYHLVDRLIRNVLTLLVSTATIERAFSAMKIVKTRLRSKMADEFLTDNLVIYIEKEIAATFSTDSIIDDFESRKKRRAQLSM